The following are from one region of the Ptychodera flava strain L36383 chromosome 15, AS_Pfla_20210202, whole genome shotgun sequence genome:
- the LOC139152241 gene encoding tropomyosin alpha-4 chain-like, protein MTSTGLAKVSQGKKAAEVKERRVDEMLTRSRERVQIQSQIIQDGDLTRALQLSPEERNEVILKLLFQIKEETSKVEPVRKKVLEIESKVSEVEKSLDHAYERIEETEKNQQHLKNSETLVHELKVKMDEVEKRMEQMEKKEDDLENRDRRINLNFRNFPEKIEGENCASFIRNFVSNHMKVRGLPEHLAIQRAHKFRLSLHRW, encoded by the coding sequence ATGACTTCTACCGGCTTGGCAAAAGTGTCCCAGGGGAAGAAAGCGGCAGAAGTTAAAGAAAGAAGGGTTGACGAGATGCTAACAAGAAGTAGAGAAAGAGTGCAGATCCAGAGTCAGATAATTCAAGATGGCGACCTTACCAGAGCACTACAGCTGTCACCTGAGGAACGGAATGAAGTCATTTTGAAGTTGCTTTTCCAGATAAAAGAAGAAACTTCGAAGGTGGAACCGGTAAGAAAGAAAGTATTGGAGATTGAAAGTAAAGTTTCGGAGGTGGAAAAGTCCTTGGACCATGCATATGAACGTATTGAGGAAacggaaaaaaatcaacaacacTTGAAAAATTCCGAAACACTTGTTCATGAATTGAAAGTGAAAATGGATGAAGTGGAAAAGAGAATGGAGCAAATGGAAAAGAAAGAAGATGATTTGGAAAATCGAGACCGTAGGATAAACTTGAACTTTAGAAATTTCCCAGAGAAAATAGAAGGAGAAAATTGTGCGAGTTTTATTCGTAATTTTGTCTCCAACCACATGAAAGTACGAGGGCTGCCCGAACACCTGGCCATTCAGCGTGCACACAAATTCCGGCTCTCCCTACACAGATGGTAA